One genomic segment of Helicobacter enhydrae includes these proteins:
- a CDS encoding sodium:solute symporter family transporter, with protein sequence MVEIVSISGPILITFILYSVLMLGIGLYFYKQNKTTQDYFLGGRSVGPVVSALSAGASDMSAWLLLGLPGALFIGGVIEIYIAIGLTIGASINWILVAKRLRIYTSVIGDCITIPDFFETRFSDDSHTLRLISAIVILIFFTLYISSGLVGGAKLFEATFGLEYEYALTIGTAIIVAYTFLGGYKAVCWTDMIQGILMMSALIVLSLVMLDKIGGFGEVKKYIQQSDTAKTALVQIQKEIPQIQAGIHQNPQASIAKLGAVIEALKESKDTNFGDKSAGELAILLENQQNLIAKDPQASTQELYAILDLIQDTKVKTSNRLDLINVSFWGLISTLAWGLGYFGQPHILVRFMSISSVRVIPTATTVGISWMVISLVASCLIGILGIAYINKFDLSLQDPEKIFIVMSQILFNPWVAGILLSAILAAIMSTASSQLLVSSSTIVQDFYCNIFKKELPEKVVMIVSRISVLIVSVVAFLLSIDKTSGVLAIVSYAWAGFGASFGSVIVFSLFWSRMTRMGAIAGMVTGAVMVILYKNFLNDFFPIYEIVPGFVAASIAIVVVSLMQPVREGTKQAFNAMLKECEKPQV encoded by the coding sequence ATGGTTGAAATAGTTTCTATTAGTGGACCCATTCTCATTACTTTTATTTTGTATTCAGTTTTGATGTTGGGTATAGGTTTGTATTTTTATAAGCAAAATAAGACAACTCAAGATTATTTCTTGGGAGGACGCTCGGTAGGTCCTGTGGTTTCTGCCCTTTCTGCTGGGGCTTCGGATATGAGTGCTTGGTTGCTTTTGGGACTTCCCGGAGCATTGTTTATTGGTGGAGTGATTGAGATTTATATTGCCATTGGTTTGACAATAGGTGCATCGATTAATTGGATTCTTGTTGCAAAAAGGCTAAGAATCTATACAAGTGTGATAGGCGATTGTATTACAATCCCTGATTTTTTTGAAACACGCTTCAGCGATGATAGTCACACTCTAAGATTGATTAGTGCGATTGTGATTTTGATTTTCTTCACCCTTTATATTTCAAGTGGACTTGTAGGAGGAGCAAAACTCTTTGAAGCTACTTTTGGTTTGGAATATGAGTATGCTCTCACAATTGGGACGGCTATCATCGTGGCTTATACTTTTCTTGGAGGGTATAAAGCAGTTTGTTGGACAGATATGATTCAAGGCATTTTGATGATGTCTGCTCTTATTGTCTTGAGCCTAGTAATGCTTGATAAAATAGGTGGGTTTGGTGAGGTAAAAAAATACATTCAGCAATCAGATACTGCCAAAACAGCACTTGTGCAAATTCAAAAAGAAATCCCTCAGATTCAGGCAGGTATCCACCAAAACCCTCAAGCAAGTATCGCAAAACTCGGAGCAGTGATTGAAGCACTCAAAGAATCAAAAGACACTAATTTTGGAGATAAAAGTGCAGGAGAACTCGCAATCTTGCTAGAAAATCAACAAAATCTTATTGCCAAAGATCCTCAAGCTTCAACTCAAGAGCTTTATGCGATTTTGGATTTGATCCAAGATACAAAAGTCAAAACTTCAAACCGTCTAGATCTAATCAATGTTAGTTTTTGGGGTTTGATTTCCACTCTTGCGTGGGGATTGGGATATTTTGGTCAGCCTCATATTTTGGTGCGTTTTATGTCCATTAGTTCTGTGAGAGTAATCCCAACAGCAACAACCGTGGGGATCTCTTGGATGGTGATCAGCCTAGTTGCCTCTTGTTTGATCGGTATTCTAGGGATTGCCTATATCAACAAATTTGATCTTTCTTTGCAAGATCCTGAAAAAATATTCATTGTAATGAGCCAAATACTCTTCAATCCTTGGGTTGCAGGAATCTTGCTCAGTGCGATTTTGGCAGCTATTATGAGCACAGCAAGCTCTCAATTGCTTGTTTCTAGCTCTACAATTGTGCAGGATTTTTATTGCAATATATTCAAGAAAGAACTGCCTGAAAAAGTCGTGATGATTGTTAGCCGTATCAGTGTGCTAATCGTTTCAGTTGTTGCATTCTTGCTCTCCATTGACAAAACCTCTGGTGTACTTGCGATTGTTTCGTATGCTTGGGCAGGATTTGGAGCGAGTTTTGGAAGTGTGATTGTGTTCTCACTCTTCTGGTCTAGAATGACAAGAATGGGTGCGATTGCAGGAATGGTGACAGGAGCTGTGATGGTGATCCTTTACAAAAACTTCCTCAATGACTTTTTCCCAATCTATGAAATCGTCCCGGGCTTTGTCGCTGCAAGTATCGCTATCGTTGTTGTGAGCCTCATGCAACCTGTGAGAGAGGGGACAAAACAAGCATTCAATGCTATGCTCAAAGAATGCGAAAAACCACAAGTGTGA
- a CDS encoding ABC-F family ATP-binding cassette domain-containing protein, whose translation MLQTINLSMRYATKKLFENVNLKLDSGKRYGLIGANGAGKSTLLKILSGEYEASSGEIIINPNARLGVLGQNQYAFEDLSLKDAVLIGNKRLYDAVKEKERLYMEADLSDEKVNERLGELEMICAEEDPMYEYDVVIEKILQDLGFDTECQDEKMSTITGGDKFKILLAQVLFPKPDILFLDEPTNNLDLHSIAWLEENLKRHEGTMVVISHDRHFLNEVCTHILDVDFGGVREFSGNYDDWYIASTLIAKQQEAERNKKLKEKEELENFITRFSANASKAKQATSRQKQLEKLDIQSLAVSSRRDPSIVFKPKRTIGNEALECEGISKAYGDKQVLQNLNLKILPNDKIALIGANGVGKSTLCKILVEELQPDSGSVKWGATTQRGYFPQNVSEEIEGEESLYEWLRSFDKKAESGEIRSNLGRMLFSGEEQEKSVSALSGGEKHRMMLSRLMLEGGNFLVLDEPANHLDLESIIALGEALYRFNGNVICVSHDRELIDAYANRIIELKFGENGAEVVDFRGTYEEYLEQNK comes from the coding sequence ATGTTACAAACTATCAATCTATCAATGCGTTATGCGACAAAAAAACTTTTTGAAAATGTCAATCTCAAGCTAGATAGTGGGAAACGCTATGGGCTGATTGGGGCAAATGGAGCTGGAAAATCGACATTGCTCAAAATCTTGAGCGGAGAATATGAGGCAAGTAGTGGGGAAATCATCATCAACCCCAATGCTAGACTTGGAGTGCTTGGGCAAAATCAGTATGCTTTTGAGGACTTAAGTCTCAAAGATGCAGTGCTAATCGGCAACAAACGCCTATATGATGCAGTCAAAGAAAAAGAGAGACTTTATATGGAAGCAGATTTGAGCGATGAGAAAGTCAATGAGCGTTTGGGGGAACTAGAGATGATTTGTGCAGAAGAAGATCCGATGTATGAATATGATGTAGTGATTGAGAAAATTTTGCAAGATTTGGGGTTTGACACAGAGTGTCAAGATGAAAAAATGAGCACAATCACAGGCGGAGACAAATTCAAGATTCTACTTGCTCAAGTGCTATTTCCAAAACCAGATATTTTGTTTTTGGATGAGCCGACAAACAATCTAGATCTACACTCTATCGCTTGGCTTGAGGAGAATCTCAAGCGACACGAGGGGACAATGGTAGTCATCAGCCACGATCGCCATTTCCTCAATGAAGTTTGCACCCATATTTTAGATGTGGATTTTGGTGGGGTGAGGGAGTTTAGTGGCAACTATGATGATTGGTATATCGCTTCAACTCTCATTGCCAAGCAACAAGAAGCAGAACGCAATAAAAAACTCAAAGAGAAAGAAGAGCTAGAGAACTTTATCACTAGATTTTCTGCCAATGCGAGTAAGGCAAAACAAGCCACCTCACGCCAAAAGCAACTTGAAAAACTAGATATTCAATCTCTAGCAGTAAGCTCAAGACGCGATCCAAGCATTGTTTTCAAACCCAAACGCACGATTGGCAACGAGGCTTTGGAGTGCGAGGGGATCAGCAAGGCTTATGGGGATAAGCAAGTTTTGCAAAATCTCAATCTCAAAATTTTGCCCAATGACAAAATCGCCCTTATTGGTGCAAATGGCGTTGGCAAAAGCACTTTGTGTAAGATTTTGGTAGAAGAGCTTCAGCCTGATAGCGGAAGCGTGAAGTGGGGAGCGACGACTCAGAGAGGATATTTCCCTCAAAATGTAAGCGAGGAGATTGAGGGGGAGGAGAGTCTGTATGAGTGGCTTAGAAGTTTTGACAAAAAAGCAGAGAGTGGGGAGATCCGCTCCAATCTTGGCAGAATGCTCTTTAGCGGGGAAGAGCAAGAAAAGAGCGTGAGTGCTTTGAGCGGTGGGGAGAAGCATAGAATGATGCTAAGTCGTTTGATGCTTGAGGGTGGGAATTTTTTGGTGCTTGATGAGCCAGCAAACCATTTGGATTTGGAGAGCATTATTGCATTGGGAGAGGCACTTTATCGTTTCAATGGCAATGTGATTTGCGTAAGCCACGATAGGGAGCTGATTGATGCGTATGCCAATCGAATCATCGAACTCAAGTTTGGGGAAAATGGGGCAGAGGTGGTTGATTTTCGTGGGACTTATGAGGAGTATTTGGAGCAAAACAAATAG
- a CDS encoding FkbM family methyltransferase, with translation MKAMIKKIPFAQQGYRIFRNLFALYSSSSYSQEGEDLILKRIFEGQKRGFYVDIGAHHPYRFSNTFLFYKQGWNGINIDAMPNSMRLFKLLRPRDINIESPIGKDQESLQYFSFNEPALNTFDQTRVEKILQNPSYKLLKTYTLKINSLDKILSQHIKNDRKIDFMSIDVEGLDLEVLQSNDWTKYRPKILLVEKLSTDSRGGGIQEILSSPLHSFLESQQYEFFAKTFNTLFFKDKEQM, from the coding sequence ATGAAGGCAATGATTAAAAAAATTCCTTTTGCCCAGCAAGGATATAGAATATTTAGAAATTTATTTGCACTTTATAGCAGCTCGTCTTATTCGCAAGAGGGTGAAGATTTGATTTTGAAGCGTATTTTTGAGGGGCAGAAGAGAGGGTTTTATGTCGATATTGGAGCACATCACCCTTATAGATTCTCCAACACTTTTTTGTTTTACAAGCAAGGTTGGAATGGAATCAACATCGACGCTATGCCCAATTCTATGCGACTTTTCAAACTTTTGCGACCACGAGATATCAATATCGAATCTCCGATTGGAAAAGATCAAGAAAGCTTGCAATACTTCTCTTTTAACGAGCCTGCACTCAATACCTTTGATCAAACTAGAGTGGAAAAAATCTTGCAAAATCCTTCCTACAAACTCCTTAAAACCTATACCTTAAAAATCAATTCTTTGGACAAAATCCTATCTCAACATATAAAAAACGATCGAAAAATTGATTTTATGTCCATTGATGTAGAGGGACTGGATTTGGAAGTTTTGCAATCTAATGATTGGACAAAATACCGCCCCAAAATACTGCTCGTAGAAAAATTATCTACAGATAGCAGGGGGGGGGGGATACAGGAAATCCTCTCTTCTCCTCTCCACTCTTTTTTGGAAAGTCAGCAGTATGAATTTTT
- the ccoG gene encoding cytochrome c oxidase accessory protein CcoG → MSYRIKRYWVYSIIAFCVILMPFVHINGNQIFLLSFDHQELHLLGKVFSVQQLQVLPFLVILLFVGIFFATTLLGRVWCGWACPQTIFRVIYRDLLQSKLLGLRKINNKQKSESLETLNQKLKNLFAIFLITLCTFSASAVLLFYFVPPSDFFAYLKNPQEHLVLLGFWLGIGLFFTIDIVLIQENFCTYVCPYCRVQSVLFDDDTQNVIYNQNRGGAIYDTNLHKIPTPLKSRESQAECIECQKCVKVCPTHIDIRAGMQLECINCLECADACSSVMAKFNKTSLITWTSQNAIVSDSKVRYLRPKIIGYVFVLALAIGLAIFMGGRGSSLILNITHATSLYTHQSNGIITNEYIVLAQNESKEADDFKLEIIKSPDISILKPTQTISIQGDHQKRFVLVLAHQQTSTATTQAQTRNIPITIRLTSTKNPEVFVEKKTFFVYPIETQNKGKQ, encoded by the coding sequence ATGAGTTATCGTATCAAACGCTATTGGGTTTATAGCATTATCGCTTTTTGTGTCATTTTGATGCCTTTTGTCCATATCAATGGCAATCAAATCTTTCTTCTGTCTTTTGATCATCAAGAGTTGCACCTGCTAGGGAAAGTCTTCAGCGTGCAGCAATTGCAGGTTTTGCCCTTTCTTGTCATTCTCCTTTTTGTTGGAATCTTCTTTGCCACCACTCTTTTGGGGCGTGTTTGGTGTGGTTGGGCGTGTCCTCAGACGATCTTTCGCGTCATTTATCGCGATCTTTTGCAGTCCAAACTTCTTGGCTTGAGAAAAATCAACAACAAGCAAAAATCTGAAAGTCTTGAAACCCTCAATCAAAAACTAAAAAATCTTTTTGCTATTTTCCTCATCACGCTCTGCACCTTTAGTGCAAGTGCTGTTTTGCTTTTTTATTTTGTCCCACCAAGTGATTTTTTCGCTTATCTCAAAAACCCTCAAGAACATCTAGTTTTGCTAGGTTTTTGGCTAGGCATTGGGCTGTTTTTCACAATCGATATTGTTTTGATACAGGAGAATTTTTGCACCTATGTTTGCCCATACTGCCGTGTGCAAAGTGTGCTTTTTGATGATGATACGCAAAATGTCATCTACAATCAGAATCGTGGGGGAGCGATCTATGACACAAACCTCCACAAAATCCCCACACCACTCAAATCACGCGAGAGTCAAGCTGAATGTATAGAATGCCAAAAATGCGTCAAAGTATGCCCCACCCACATTGATATTCGTGCAGGAATGCAGCTAGAGTGTATCAACTGCTTGGAGTGTGCAGACGCCTGTAGTAGCGTGATGGCAAAATTCAACAAAACAAGCCTCATCACTTGGACGAGCCAAAATGCTATTGTTTCTGATTCCAAAGTGCGTTATCTGCGTCCAAAAATCATCGGATATGTTTTTGTTTTGGCACTTGCTATCGGACTTGCGATTTTTATGGGAGGCAGAGGGAGCAGTCTGATCCTCAATATCACACACGCAACCTCTCTCTACACCCACCAAAGCAATGGAATCATCACAAATGAATATATCGTTTTGGCACAAAATGAGAGCAAAGAAGCCGATGATTTCAAGCTTGAAATCATCAAATCTCCAGATATCTCGATACTCAAGCCCACCCAAACCATCTCTATACAAGGCGATCACCAAAAACGATTTGTTTTGGTTCTAGCACATCAACAAACAAGCACCGCCACCACTCAAGCCCAAACGCGTAATATCCCGATTACGATTCGGCTCACATCCACCAAAAACCCTGAAGTTTTTGTTGAAAAAAAGACATTTTTCGTCTATCCTATTGAAACTCAAAATAAAGGAAAACAATGA
- a CDS encoding autotransporter outer membrane beta-barrel domain-containing protein: MKGRHLSQIIVFSSFVCAEDLPREMLFSLFQTQTMTYKTSNVSAFTRLGELRKGTLNNNLWVADAFGVGRLEAYNSFQTNQTSYNQVMMGYDTYAPIGDSRLYFGGMFDVYLANGAILQNRGDTQAYGLSAYVSYHQGNRFYLDGIARLYYSFTQYNLTQAPLNFNDIELGSTNFYLALEAGQKFELVYGLDESFMFIEPSLQLQSGYLSSLDALVSSMEAQAYGYVPFGLNASIAVGKEFDGKGCFGGVRGGLVLGYDYQNGGKIEIPGLVSKSKMHDVRLGVFVESDFTLNDYLRFYAHYHSSFWGQFNEPYAIALGMRVSFGRTNTHRLNVGSDLDWNSQDRQ, from the coding sequence TTGAAAGGTAGGCATTTAAGCCAAATCATTGTGTTTTCAAGTTTTGTGTGTGCTGAGGATTTGCCTAGAGAAATGCTCTTTAGCCTATTTCAAACACAAACAATGACTTACAAAACCTCCAATGTTTCTGCATTTACGCGTTTGGGGGAGTTGAGAAAAGGGACTTTGAACAACAATCTTTGGGTTGCCGATGCGTTTGGTGTGGGGCGTTTGGAGGCGTATAATTCATTCCAAACCAATCAAACCTCATACAATCAAGTGATGATGGGATATGACACTTATGCACCCATAGGTGATTCTAGATTGTATTTTGGTGGGATGTTTGATGTGTATCTTGCAAATGGGGCAATCCTGCAAAACAGAGGGGATACACAAGCCTATGGTTTGTCAGCGTATGTGAGCTATCATCAAGGCAATCGATTCTATCTTGATGGAATCGCTAGGCTTTATTATTCTTTCACACAATACAACCTCACACAAGCCCCCTTAAACTTCAATGATATAGAGCTGGGAAGCACCAATTTTTATCTAGCTTTGGAGGCTGGGCAGAAGTTTGAGCTTGTGTATGGGTTGGATGAGAGCTTTATGTTTATAGAGCCAAGTTTGCAGTTGCAAAGTGGGTATCTCTCCTCTTTGGACGCTCTTGTTTCCTCGATGGAAGCTCAAGCATACGGCTATGTGCCTTTTGGTCTCAATGCCTCTATCGCGGTGGGCAAAGAGTTTGATGGCAAAGGATGCTTTGGAGGGGTGAGGGGAGGTTTGGTGCTAGGGTATGACTATCAAAATGGTGGCAAGATCGAGATCCCCGGTCTTGTGAGCAAATCCAAAATGCACGATGTGCGTTTGGGGGTATTTGTAGAATCAGATTTCACCCTCAATGATTATCTCCGTTTTTATGCACACTACCATAGTAGTTTTTGGGGGCAGTTCAATGAACCTTATGCGATCGCTTTGGGAATGCGTGTGAGTTTTGGACGCACCAACACACATCGGCTCAATGTGGGAAGCGATCTTGATTGGAATAGTCAGGATAGACAATGA
- a CDS encoding bifunctional proline dehydrogenase/L-glutamate gamma-semialdehyde dehydrogenase, with amino-acid sequence MNNADYSNPSVAQAIKLAEQLQNQITQNISQAEKEFHTKMQKLLKEPKSKVMLIELLDRGFRTKNPEASFDLIHSILDKYGVADFFTPFEKFLLLAFLKLGKYMPSVSIPFFISRIRSDSRNMILDANPSKLQSHIQARGEEGIIININLIGEEVLGEEEAQYRIDKYKEAICSSYITYLSIKVTTIFSQINIIDFEFSKKEVVQRLKELYALAQSESKRQNVAKFINLDMEEFRDLELTVYSFMEAISDFKDLEAGIVLQAYIPDSFEYLKILHAFSKQRVLDGGKPIKIRFVKGANMETEENIASQKEWALPTFKRKVETDSNYKKMLHFILQDDNYKYIHIGIASHNLFEIAYAYTQIKEHQAEQYFTFEMLEGMSPQACKELKAMHQLILYAPVCDDEHFNNAIAYLVRRFDENTSEYNFMRHFFNIRVGDARWEEQKQIFLSSIEGISHLDNHTRRTQNRLDEKEKHLDTFVNEADTDFILPANRKWAEQIKERFSSFTQEDIYPIAGEKLEGGEKLTLLNRKNQSPIASVYLASQQDIQKAFEVAKNSSFSQTPFAEIAKLLRKTAEVMRKRRGELLGIAALEVGKTFLELDAEVSEAIDFLEFYPYSLEVLQKQNPLTTFEPKGIVATISPWNFPIGIPVGTIAAPLTAGNKVIFKPSSLAPITGYKLCECFWEAGFSKDALIYLPSKGSEFCQHLLTKDEVNLCVLTGGEETAYAILKANPKLLLSAETGGKNATIVTKAADRDQAIKNVVHSAFSNSGQKCSATSLLILEQEVYEDENFKKTLKDAAESLNVGDPFEFKNKIAYLADKPSDKLTKALNSLSPHEYWLLAPKFIDDNPYSMAPAIKYGTKEGDFTHTTELFAPVLSVMCAKDLAHAIKIANATGYGLTGGLESLDEREWEYYLEHIEVGNVYINKPTTGAIVLRQPFGGMKKSAIGFGRKVGCFNYITQFLNLTQEKNEDLNNQSRFISDLKEIAIDSDTKEQLIANAKSYLHHYQNEFAKKQEFVKVRGEHNYFVYKSINNLLYRIEDDSDIDILSVVVACFITQVHLTLSFQKTHSLKTLIQQHFPQVQILEEDTQDVVNRIRFFERIRYSGKNQEIYQKAADEAKIIIREKPLCNGRFELLYYFNEQAQSISFHRYGNLGAQALKQQGGQNG; translated from the coding sequence ATGAATAATGCAGATTATTCAAACCCTAGTGTTGCCCAAGCGATTAAACTTGCAGAGCAACTCCAAAACCAAATCACACAAAACATCTCACAAGCAGAAAAAGAATTCCACACCAAAATGCAAAAGCTTCTCAAAGAGCCAAAAAGCAAGGTGATGCTTATTGAGTTGCTTGATCGTGGCTTTAGGACCAAAAATCCAGAGGCAAGTTTTGATTTGATTCATTCTATCCTTGATAAATACGGCGTTGCAGATTTTTTCACTCCTTTTGAAAAATTTCTACTCCTTGCCTTTCTCAAGCTAGGAAAATATATGCCTAGCGTGAGTATTCCCTTTTTTATTTCGCGTATTCGTTCTGATTCGCGTAATATGATTTTGGATGCCAATCCTTCCAAACTCCAATCTCATATCCAAGCAAGGGGTGAAGAGGGGATCATTATCAATATCAATCTTATTGGTGAAGAAGTGCTAGGAGAAGAAGAAGCTCAATATCGTATCGACAAATACAAAGAGGCGATTTGCTCCTCTTATATCACCTATCTTTCAATCAAGGTGACGACTATTTTTAGTCAAATCAATATTATCGATTTTGAATTCTCCAAAAAAGAAGTTGTCCAAAGACTAAAAGAACTCTATGCCCTAGCCCAAAGCGAATCCAAAAGGCAAAATGTTGCGAAATTTATCAATCTTGATATGGAAGAGTTTCGCGATTTGGAATTGACCGTTTATTCTTTTATGGAGGCGATTTCTGATTTCAAAGATTTGGAAGCGGGTATTGTGCTTCAAGCTTATATTCCTGATTCTTTTGAGTATCTCAAAATCCTTCACGCTTTCTCCAAACAAAGAGTGCTTGATGGAGGCAAACCTATCAAGATTCGTTTTGTCAAGGGGGCTAATATGGAAACAGAGGAAAATATTGCCTCGCAAAAAGAATGGGCTCTCCCCACATTCAAAAGAAAAGTCGAAACCGACTCTAACTACAAAAAAATGCTTCATTTTATTTTGCAAGATGATAACTACAAATACATTCATATCGGTATTGCAAGTCACAATCTTTTTGAAATCGCTTATGCTTATACTCAAATCAAAGAACATCAAGCAGAGCAATACTTTACATTTGAAATGCTAGAGGGAATGAGTCCTCAAGCTTGCAAAGAACTCAAAGCAATGCACCAGTTGATTTTGTATGCACCAGTGTGTGATGATGAGCATTTCAACAATGCAATTGCTTATCTTGTAAGACGCTTTGATGAAAACACAAGTGAATATAACTTTATGCGTCATTTTTTCAATATCAGAGTTGGAGATGCGAGGTGGGAGGAGCAAAAGCAAATCTTCCTTTCTTCTATCGAGGGGATTTCTCATCTTGACAATCACACAAGACGCACCCAAAATCGACTTGATGAAAAAGAAAAACATCTTGATACATTTGTCAATGAAGCTGATACAGATTTTATTCTTCCTGCCAATAGAAAATGGGCTGAGCAAATCAAAGAGCGATTTTCTTCATTCACCCAAGAGGACATTTATCCTATCGCCGGTGAAAAACTAGAGGGAGGCGAAAAGCTCACATTGCTAAATCGCAAAAATCAATCTCCAATCGCCTCAGTATATTTAGCCTCACAGCAAGATATACAAAAAGCTTTTGAAGTAGCCAAAAACAGCTCTTTTTCACAAACTCCATTTGCAGAAATCGCAAAGCTTTTGAGGAAAACCGCAGAAGTGATGAGAAAAAGACGAGGGGAGCTCCTTGGGATCGCTGCACTAGAAGTAGGAAAAACATTTTTAGAGCTTGATGCTGAAGTGAGTGAAGCAATCGACTTTTTGGAGTTTTACCCCTACTCTCTAGAGGTTTTGCAAAAACAAAATCCACTCACCACCTTTGAGCCCAAAGGAATTGTTGCTACTATCTCACCTTGGAATTTTCCTATCGGTATTCCAGTAGGCACAATCGCTGCCCCACTTACTGCAGGTAACAAAGTGATTTTCAAACCCTCTAGTCTTGCCCCCATCACAGGTTATAAACTTTGTGAATGCTTTTGGGAGGCAGGGTTTTCTAAAGATGCTTTGATTTATCTTCCATCAAAAGGTTCTGAATTTTGCCAACATCTTCTCACAAAAGATGAGGTTAATTTGTGCGTGCTTACAGGGGGAGAAGAAACTGCCTATGCTATTTTGAAAGCCAATCCAAAATTACTTTTGAGTGCTGAAACGGGAGGTAAAAATGCCACTATCGTTACAAAAGCTGCAGATAGAGATCAAGCGATCAAAAATGTCGTCCATTCTGCCTTTTCAAACTCTGGGCAAAAATGTTCTGCTACTTCGCTTTTGATCCTTGAACAAGAAGTGTATGAAGATGAAAATTTCAAAAAAACTCTCAAAGATGCAGCAGAGTCTCTTAATGTCGGAGATCCTTTCGAGTTTAAAAACAAGATTGCCTATTTGGCTGATAAACCTAGCGATAAACTCACAAAGGCTCTAAACTCTCTTTCTCCTCACGAATATTGGCTTCTTGCACCAAAGTTCATCGATGATAATCCATACTCAATGGCTCCGGCGATCAAATATGGGACAAAAGAGGGAGATTTCACACATACAACAGAGCTTTTTGCACCTGTGCTTAGCGTAATGTGTGCTAAAGATCTTGCTCACGCTATCAAGATTGCAAATGCCACCGGTTATGGACTTACAGGAGGGCTAGAATCATTAGATGAGAGAGAGTGGGAATATTATCTTGAGCATATTGAAGTAGGAAATGTGTATATCAACAAGCCGACAACCGGAGCTATCGTGCTTAGACAGCCCTTTGGAGGAATGAAAAAAAGTGCGATTGGTTTTGGGCGTAAGGTAGGATGCTTCAATTACATCACGCAATTTTTAAATCTCACACAAGAGAAAAATGAAGATTTAAATAATCAATCAAGGTTTATTTCTGATCTCAAAGAGATTGCCATCGATTCAGATACCAAAGAGCAACTTATCGCAAATGCCAAAAGCTATCTCCACCATTATCAGAATGAGTTTGCCAAAAAACAAGAGTTTGTCAAGGTTAGAGGAGAGCATAACTACTTTGTCTATAAGAGTATCAATAACCTACTCTATCGCATTGAAGATGATTCAGATATTGATATTTTGAGCGTTGTGGTGGCGTGTTTTATCACTCAAGTGCATCTAACCTTGAGCTTCCAAAAAACACATTCTCTCAAGACTTTGATTCAACAACACTTTCCACAAGTGCAAATTCTTGAGGAAGACACTCAAGATGTGGTGAATAGAATTAGATTTTTTGAAAGGATCCGTTATTCTGGAAAAAATCAAGAAATCTATCAAAAAGCCGCAGATGAGGCTAAGATCATTATCAGAGAGAAGCCACTCTGTAATGGTCGCTTTGAGCTTTTGTATTATTTCAATGAACAAGCTCAAAGCATTTCTTTCCATCGTTATGGAAATTTAGGAGCACAAGCTCTAAAACAACAAGGAGGACAAAATGGTTGA